A DNA window from Thermosynechococcaceae cyanobacterium Okahandja contains the following coding sequences:
- a CDS encoding filamentous hemagglutinin N-terminal domain-containing protein, which yields MHYRHPWVSLLCTVATLLPSAVTAQITPDPNGTGTQVTQTGQQFNISGGTPSRNGQNLFHLFREFSVNNGQTANFLSNSHIRNILAGVNGGNASYINGLIQVSGGNSNLYLMNPAGMVFGPNARLNVPAAFHASTASRVHFEGGVFDLFSASNDYANLLGNPTGFEFNSKGILINEGHLSVRDGQSLTLMAHQVINTGTLSAPGGTVTVQAVPETGMVRVSQEGMLLSLEVPQDRLRGEIAAVDLPSLLTGSTPEQRVNSVIQNADGTISLVHDPNKVSIPMAGATTVLGGTVEVANAAGMGGHVKVLGSHIALVGASINAAGETGGGTILVGGDYLGGTTGTNRLDASFNAQHLFVDAQSVMNANAIRQGNGGTVINWSDNSTVFHGTITARGGALGGDGGFVETSGRELLEASGTVDASAPLGRPGIWLLDPRNVTINATSTTNGSFSGGNPNVFTPNANNATVLNTTINTSLNGGTNVRITTGTTGFQAGNITVNAPISKTTGGEATLTLAAANNIVVNANITSTSSKLNIVLNANVDSLLGGAIIVSGATLNSNGGNITLEGGSSPSITPAIGSVGNNSGILLDNAQLNSGEGNISLIGQGRDTVAANSYGIRIINNSTLETTSGNISLIGEGGDRLLGSITDNSGISISGSQILSNSGLISLDGIGGSSPIGANNAGVTLTNSTITNTMGNILIEGEGGSALLGTLDNNTGIIVSGSIIQNEQRHIELSGTGGNSLIGASNIGISIINNSEIKNIDGNIDICGSGGDSLTNLITNSDGVSIAESKVTNTNGRIHILGTGGDSILGSNNVGLRFFDSTLSNDTGEIQLEGSGGLSLTGNIGIFQGNTTVETTSGNINYIGTGTNEADGIRTETGSNLIGNGTTGNINLTADRMSLNDLSISGTGNSSLTIQPLTANIPIGLNSVSGTLNLSTAELNTIQDGFSLITIGRTDGSGAITVGGHTFSDSLRLRNPDGGGIAIDGALSVGTSNNLTLHSGGAVSQTQSLAANGLELLGSGSFTLTNPSNDITTLAGNTTGVISFRDANGFAIGTVNTVGLSSDNTIHLDALSGVLTLDSNTPLNSTGGSITLQAGQDIIGNSGSSITTQGGAIILNSDRDATNGGAIRLTGTTVTSNGGDITLGGGNDPANTPAIGTVSSVHGIRLNRTDLTAGGGNIRLHGQGLSDDNSNYGISQVDGAQVRTTGTGTITYTGTGGNGINTNYGILLLGTNTSIISANGEIRLTGTGQGTGVSNFGISQVDGAQVRTTGSGAITYTGTGGNGSNDNYGILLSDTSITSTDGAISLTGAGGQGTGVSNFGIFQRDGAQVTSTRGNITYTGTGANSAEGIRTEIGSNLIGNGTTGNINLTADRMRLNDLSISGTGNLTIQPLTPNTSIGLNSGSGTLNLDTTELNTIQDGFRLITIGRTDGSGAITVGGHTFSDSLRLRNPDGGGIAIDGALSVGTSNNLTLHSGGAVTQTQPIVAQGLAILGTGNTELTHPNNQIQTLAANTTGNLTVVNNGTLTVDTVNPTGIEKANTVLLRTLSGDIVLNQPIIASGNITLAAAQNFINNVGSAPLVVGAGNRWLVYATSPQGNVNGWSVMGGSQAFGLSYPQSPPFSGSGFVYTSAAPPTPPIPPEPINPVTPPQPLNPVIPPQPVIPVPPDDPSFEGELGREFFGQEPADSIVAEGLCEFAGEEQIINLEALANPELIFLPECS from the coding sequence ATGCACTACCGTCATCCGTGGGTCAGCCTCCTGTGCACAGTGGCCACCCTTCTCCCTTCAGCCGTTACCGCCCAAATTACCCCAGACCCCAACGGCACGGGCACTCAAGTCACCCAAACGGGGCAACAGTTCAACATTAGCGGTGGCACCCCCTCTCGCAATGGTCAAAACCTCTTTCATCTCTTTCGCGAGTTTAGTGTCAACAATGGCCAAACCGCTAACTTCCTCTCTAATTCCCACATTCGCAATATCCTTGCCGGGGTCAATGGCGGCAATGCCAGCTACATTAACGGCCTCATTCAAGTCAGTGGGGGCAACAGCAACCTCTACCTGATGAACCCTGCGGGGATGGTCTTTGGTCCCAATGCCCGCTTAAACGTCCCCGCCGCCTTTCATGCCAGTACCGCCTCCCGGGTTCACTTTGAGGGGGGTGTCTTCGACCTGTTTAGTGCCAGCAATGACTACGCCAACCTTTTGGGTAATCCCACCGGGTTTGAATTCAACAGCAAGGGAATTTTAATTAACGAAGGGCACTTGAGTGTGCGGGACGGACAGAGCCTCACCCTGATGGCGCATCAAGTGATTAATACCGGCACATTATCTGCGCCGGGGGGCACGGTTACGGTACAGGCGGTACCCGAGACAGGTATGGTGCGGGTATCGCAGGAGGGGATGCTTCTGAGCTTAGAGGTACCCCAAGACCGTTTAAGGGGAGAGATTGCCGCTGTTGACCTGCCGAGTTTATTGACAGGGAGCACACCCGAGCAGCGGGTCAACAGTGTGATTCAGAATGCGGATGGCACCATTAGCCTTGTGCATGACCCGAACAAGGTAAGCATTCCGATGGCGGGGGCAACGACGGTGCTGGGTGGCACGGTAGAGGTGGCGAATGCTGCTGGGATGGGCGGGCATGTGAAGGTGTTGGGCAGTCATATTGCCCTTGTGGGAGCGAGCATCAATGCGGCTGGCGAGACGGGTGGGGGCACGATTTTAGTGGGGGGTGACTATCTGGGAGGGACAACGGGAACGAACCGCTTAGACGCTAGTTTTAATGCGCAGCATCTGTTTGTAGATGCCCAGAGTGTGATGAATGCGAATGCCATCCGCCAAGGCAATGGCGGTACGGTGATTAATTGGTCGGATAATAGCACCGTCTTTCATGGCACGATTACGGCACGGGGTGGAGCCTTAGGTGGAGATGGGGGCTTTGTGGAAACCTCAGGGCGAGAATTGCTAGAAGCAAGTGGAACCGTTGATGCCAGTGCGCCTTTGGGTCGTCCGGGGATATGGTTATTAGACCCTCGCAATGTCACGATTAATGCTACAAGCACCACCAATGGTAGTTTCAGTGGTGGTAATCCCAACGTTTTTACACCCAATGCAAATAATGCAACGGTTCTGAATACAACCATTAACACATCTCTTAATGGAGGAACCAACGTCAGAATTACAACGGGCACAACTGGTTTTCAAGCTGGCAATATAACAGTCAATGCCCCGATTAGCAAAACAACAGGTGGAGAGGCAACGCTGACGTTAGCTGCTGCTAATAATATTGTTGTGAATGCTAATATTACTTCTACCAGTAGTAAGCTTAATATTGTCTTGAATGCTAATGTGGATAGTTTGCTTGGAGGAGCAATTATTGTCAGTGGAGCCACCCTAAATAGTAATGGTGGCAACATTACTTTAGAAGGTGGCAGCAGCCCTTCAATCACTCCAGCAATTGGCTCAGTTGGCAATAATAGCGGTATCTTACTAGATAATGCTCAATTGAATTCAGGTGAAGGTAACATTAGCTTAATTGGCCAAGGTCGGGATACGGTTGCCGCTAATAGCTATGGCATCCGCATCATCAACAACAGCACCCTTGAAACCACTAGTGGTAATATTTCTTTGATTGGTGAAGGGGGCGATCGCCTTTTGGGGTCTATTACGGATAACAGCGGCATCAGTATTAGCGGTAGCCAAATTCTGAGCAACTCTGGTTTAATTTCCTTAGATGGCATTGGCGGTAGCAGCCCCATCGGTGCGAATAATGCCGGTGTTACCCTCACAAATAGTACCATTACCAATACAATGGGTAACATCTTGATCGAGGGTGAAGGGGGCAGTGCTTTACTGGGAACTCTAGATAATAATACTGGCATTATTGTCTCAGGAAGCATCATTCAAAACGAGCAGAGACATATCGAACTTTCTGGTACTGGTGGCAATAGCCTAATTGGAGCAAGCAACATCGGTATCAGTATCATCAATAACAGTGAAATTAAAAATATCGATGGCAATATCGATATATGTGGTAGCGGCGGTGATAGTCTTACAAACCTTATCACGAATAGTGATGGAGTATCTATTGCTGAGAGTAAGGTTACTAATACTAATGGCCGTATTCATATTTTGGGTACTGGTGGTGATAGCATTTTGGGCAGTAACAATGTTGGACTCCGCTTTTTTGATAGCACCTTGAGTAATGATACTGGTGAAATTCAGCTTGAGGGTAGCGGTGGTCTTAGCCTAACAGGTAATATAGGGATTTTCCAAGGGAATACAACAGTTGAAACCACGAGTGGCAATATTAACTATATCGGTACTGGGACAAATGAAGCGGATGGCATTCGAACTGAAACAGGGAGCAACTTAATTGGCAATGGCACGACCGGAAATATTAACCTGACAGCAGATCGGATGAGTTTGAATGATCTCTCGATTTCTGGCACAGGGAACTCTAGCTTAACCATCCAACCTCTGACAGCAAATATACCGATTGGCTTAAACAGTGTTAGTGGCACGCTCAACCTCAGTACGGCTGAACTCAACACCATTCAAGATGGGTTTAGTTTGATTACCATTGGGCGAACAGATGGTAGTGGGGCAATTACCGTCGGGGGGCATACCTTCAGTGACAGTCTTCGACTGCGCAATCCTGACGGGGGGGGTATTGCCATTGATGGTGCTTTAAGTGTAGGCACCAGCAATAATCTTACCCTTCATTCGGGTGGAGCCGTTAGCCAAACTCAATCGCTAGCGGCGAATGGGTTAGAACTGTTGGGGAGTGGCTCATTTACTCTCACCAATCCCAGCAATGACATCACCACCTTGGCGGGCAATACCACCGGAGTGATTAGTTTTCGAGACGCGAATGGATTTGCCATTGGCACCGTCAACACAGTTGGTCTCAGCAGTGATAACACCATCCATCTTGATGCCCTATCAGGTGTTCTGACTCTAGATAGCAATACTCCCCTAAATTCAACAGGAGGCTCAATCACTTTACAAGCTGGGCAGGATATTATTGGTAACTCTGGCAGCAGCATCACCACGCAAGGAGGGGCTATTATCCTCAATTCTGATCGAGATGCCACCAACGGCGGCGCGATCCGCTTAACTGGAACCACAGTTACCAGCAATGGCGGGGATATAACTCTCGGAGGTGGCAATGACCCCGCCAATACGCCGGCGATCGGGACAGTGTCCAGTGTTCATGGCATTCGACTTAATAGGACTGATTTAACGGCGGGGGGCGGCAACATTCGCCTTCATGGCCAAGGGCTGAGTGACGATAACAGTAATTATGGTATTTCTCAAGTGGATGGTGCCCAAGTACGTACAACGGGCACTGGTACGATCACCTACACGGGTACTGGCGGTAATGGTATCAACACTAACTATGGGATTCTATTGTTGGGTACCAATACCTCCATCATTAGCGCTAATGGGGAAATTCGTCTCACAGGCACTGGTCAAGGCACTGGAGTATCAAACTTCGGGATTTCTCAAGTGGATGGTGCCCAAGTACGTACAACGGGCAGTGGTGCTATCACCTACACGGGCACGGGTGGTAATGGCAGCAACGATAACTACGGGATTCTATTGTCTGACACTTCCATTACTAGCACCGATGGGGCAATATCTCTTACAGGCGCTGGTGGTCAAGGCACTGGAGTATCAAACTTCGGTATTTTTCAAAGAGATGGTGCCCAAGTTACCAGTACTCGCGGCAACATCACCTACACAGGCACAGGCGCAAACAGTGCTGAGGGCATTCGGACTGAAATAGGGAGCAACTTAATTGGCAATGGCACGACCGGAAATATTAACCTGACAGCAGATCGGATGAGGTTGAATGATCTCTCGATTTCCGGTACAGGGAACTTAACCATCCAACCCCTGACACCAAATACATCCATTGGCTTAAACAGTGGGAGTGGCACGCTCAATTTAGACACAACCGAACTCAACACCATTCAAGACGGCTTTCGTTTGATCACTATTGGGCGAACAGATGGTAGTGGGGCAATTACCGTCGGGGGGCATACCTTCAGTGACAGTCTTCGACTGCGCAATCCTGACGGGGGGGGTATTGCCATTGATGGTGCTTTAAGTGTAGGCACCAGCAATAATCTTACTCTTCATTCAGGTGGAGCCGTTACTCAAACCCAGCCAATCGTCGCGCAAGGACTGGCAATTCTGGGCACAGGCAATACCGAACTCACTCATCCTAATAACCAAATTCAAACCTTGGCGGCTAATACAACAGGTAACCTGACCGTTGTGAATAACGGCACCTTAACGGTAGATACCGTAAACCCCACAGGTATCGAGAAGGCAAATACGGTTCTATTGCGCACCTTGTCTGGGGATATTGTGCTCAATCAACCCATCATTGCCTCGGGAAATATCACCCTTGCGGCTGCCCAAAACTTCATCAATAATGTGGGGTCTGCTCCTTTAGTGGTTGGTGCCGGGAATCGTTGGCTGGTCTATGCCACCAGTCCCCAAGGGAATGTAAATGGCTGGTCGGTGATGGGTGGCTCCCAAGCCTTTGGTCTGAGTTACCCGCAGTCGCCGCCCTTCAGTGGTAGTGGGTTTGTTTATACCAGTGCTGCGCCACCAACGCCACCGATCCCACCAGAGCCGATTAATCCGGTAACGCCGCCTCAACCGCTCAATCCGGTCATCCCGCCACAGCCTGTTATTCCAGTTCCACCGGATGACCCAAGTTTTGAGGGTGAGTTGGGTCGCGAGTTTTTTGGTCAGGAGCCAGCAGACTCGATAGTGGCGGAGGGGTTGTGTGAGTTTGCCGGGGAAGAGCAGATTATTAACCTTGAGGCGTTAGCCAATCCTGAGCTGATCTTTTTGCCGGAGTGCAGTTAG
- a CDS encoding ABC transporter ATP-binding protein: protein MTTAPPVWAIATTDLSMVYHSGHQVTPVLHNINLQIQAGHIHLLMGPSGSGKTTLLSILAGILTPTSGRVTLLGQDITHMKKSQLSRFRLQNIGFVFQSFNLFPALTALENVEIALNLKGVRGAAAKARAAELLTEVGLGDRLNFLPQNLSGGQKQRVAIARALAGEPKIIFADEPTASLDSQNGQQIIKILYKLAKQKGCTVMIVTHDQRITPIADRITHIEDGRIKARSVPPS from the coding sequence GTGACCACTGCTCCGCCTGTTTGGGCGATCGCCACCACTGATCTCAGTATGGTGTACCACTCCGGACATCAAGTAACCCCGGTGTTGCACAATATCAATTTGCAGATTCAAGCAGGGCATATCCATCTACTCATGGGGCCTTCTGGTTCCGGTAAAACCACACTCCTCTCAATTTTGGCGGGCATTTTAACACCGACGAGCGGCAGGGTGACTCTTTTAGGGCAAGACATCACCCACATGAAAAAGAGCCAGTTATCGCGGTTTCGCCTGCAAAACATTGGCTTTGTGTTCCAGAGTTTTAATCTTTTCCCGGCCTTAACGGCACTGGAAAATGTGGAGATTGCCCTTAACTTGAAGGGGGTAAGGGGAGCCGCAGCCAAAGCCCGCGCCGCTGAGCTTTTAACGGAAGTGGGTTTGGGAGATCGCCTCAACTTTTTACCGCAAAACCTTTCGGGGGGGCAAAAGCAGCGGGTAGCGATCGCCCGGGCATTAGCGGGAGAACCCAAAATTATTTTTGCCGATGAACCTACCGCCTCCCTTGACTCCCAAAACGGTCAGCAAATCATCAAAATCCTCTATAAGCTAGCGAAGCAAAAAGGCTGCACCGTCATGATTGTCACCCACGATCAACGCATTACTCCCATTGCCGATCGCATCACCCACATTGAAGATGGCCGTATTAAAGCAAGGTCAGTGCCGCCAAGCTAA
- a CDS encoding TRC40/GET3/ArsA family transport-energizing ATPase, producing the protein MRVILMTGKGGVGKTSVAAATGLRCAELGYKTLVLSTDPAHSLADSFDMELGHVPAPVAENLWGAELDALMELEDNWGAVKRYITQVLQARGLEGVQAEELAILPGMDEIFALVRMKRHYDEGQYDVLIIDSAPTGTALRLLSLPEVSGWYMRRFYKPLQRMSVALRPIVEPIFKPLVGFSLPDQAVMDAPYEFYEQIEALEKVLTDNTQTSVRLVTNPEKMVIKESLRAHAYLSLYNVATDLVVANRILPETVDDPFFRRWKEAQHQYRQEIHENFRPLPVKEVPLFAEELCGVAALQRLKDTLYADEDPAQVYYQEQTIRVVPNEGQYSLELYLPGIPKEKIELNKTADELNIRIGNHRRNMVLPQGLAAMEPVGAKMEADYLKIRFAASVASN; encoded by the coding sequence ATGCGTGTAATTCTAATGACGGGTAAAGGTGGCGTGGGCAAAACATCGGTTGCCGCTGCAACAGGGTTACGTTGTGCGGAACTGGGGTACAAAACCCTTGTGCTGAGCACGGATCCGGCTCACTCCCTTGCCGACAGCTTTGATATGGAGTTAGGGCATGTGCCTGCTCCGGTAGCTGAAAATCTTTGGGGGGCAGAGTTAGATGCCCTCATGGAACTAGAAGATAATTGGGGAGCAGTAAAACGCTACATTACCCAAGTGTTACAGGCGCGGGGGCTAGAGGGGGTACAAGCCGAGGAACTGGCTATTTTGCCCGGCATGGATGAGATTTTTGCCCTTGTACGGATGAAGCGCCACTACGATGAAGGCCAGTACGATGTTTTAATTATTGACTCGGCACCCACAGGCACTGCCTTGCGGCTATTGAGCTTGCCAGAGGTAAGTGGCTGGTACATGCGCCGCTTTTACAAGCCCTTGCAGCGAATGTCGGTGGCTTTACGCCCGATTGTAGAACCAATTTTTAAGCCTTTGGTCGGCTTTTCCCTGCCAGATCAGGCCGTGATGGATGCCCCCTATGAGTTTTATGAACAAATTGAAGCCCTTGAAAAAGTACTCACCGATAACACTCAAACCTCGGTGCGCCTCGTCACTAATCCCGAAAAAATGGTGATTAAGGAATCTTTGCGCGCCCACGCCTACTTAAGTTTGTACAATGTGGCAACCGATTTAGTGGTGGCGAATCGCATTTTGCCGGAGACGGTCGATGATCCCTTTTTCCGCCGTTGGAAAGAGGCGCAGCATCAATACCGTCAGGAAATCCATGAGAATTTTCGCCCCCTACCGGTGAAAGAGGTGCCCCTGTTTGCGGAAGAACTTTGTGGTGTGGCGGCTCTGCAACGCCTCAAGGACACCCTCTATGCGGATGAAGACCCCGCCCAAGTTTATTACCAAGAGCAAACCATTCGGGTGGTACCTAATGAGGGGCAGTACAGTCTAGAGCTCTATTTGCCCGGCATTCCCAAGGAGAAAATTGAACTGAATAAAACCGCTGATGAGTTAAATATCCGCATTGGCAACCATCGGCGGAATATGGTGCTGCCCCAAGGCTTGGCTGCGATGGAACCCGTCGGTGCCAAAATGGAGGCAGATTATTTGAAAATTCGCTTTGCTGCCAGTGTGGCAAGTAACTAA
- a CDS encoding Hsp20/alpha crystallin family protein, which translates to MALVRWEPFREIDTLQRQMNRLFDELLPLTKDTRNGITFVPPAEMEETGDEIRLKLEIPGMEAKDLNVEVAAEAVSISGERKSETKTEEKGVTRTEFRYGKFSRVIPLPARIQNDKVHAEYKDGVLTLTLPKAEDEKSKVVKVNIG; encoded by the coding sequence ATGGCACTTGTTCGTTGGGAACCCTTCCGAGAAATTGACACCCTGCAACGGCAAATGAACCGTCTCTTTGATGAGCTGCTACCCCTGACCAAAGACACAAGGAACGGTATTACCTTTGTACCGCCCGCAGAAATGGAAGAAACTGGGGATGAAATTCGCCTCAAACTAGAAATTCCTGGGATGGAGGCCAAAGATCTAAACGTTGAAGTTGCTGCAGAAGCTGTCAGTATCAGCGGTGAACGTAAGTCGGAAACGAAGACCGAAGAAAAAGGCGTAACCCGTACTGAATTCCGCTATGGTAAGTTCTCGCGAGTCATTCCGCTACCGGCTCGTATCCAAAACGATAAGGTTCACGCCGAATATAAAGATGGTGTCCTCACCCTAACACTGCCCAAGGCAGAAGATGAAAAAAGCAAAGTGGTCAAAGTCAACATCGGTTAA
- the eno gene encoding phosphopyruvate hydratase, with protein sequence MDTAIATIRAREILDSRGRPTVEAEVELDCGVVGLAQVPSGASTGSFEAHELRDGDPKRYGGKGVLHAVENIETTILSALVDQNALDQTVIDQCLLELDGTENKSNLGANAILAVSLATAKAAADYLGQPLYRYLGGPLANVLPVPMMNVINGGAHAANNIDFQEFMIMPVGAPSFSEGLRWGAEVFAALSKVLADKGLLTGVGDEGGFAPNLESNQAALDILMQAIETAGYTPGTQVALALDVAANEFYSNGSYTFDNASRSGAELVSYYEQLVSNYPIVSIEDGLQEEDWENWVTLTQALGQRVQLVGDDLFVTNPKRLKRGIDSGVANAILIKLNQIGSLTETLQTIDLATRSGYHSVISHRSGETEDTTIADLAVATRAGQIKTGSLCRSERVAKYNRLLRIEAELGDQAVYAPTVGLGPR encoded by the coding sequence ATGGACACGGCGATCGCAACGATTCGGGCACGGGAAATTTTAGACTCCCGTGGCCGACCCACGGTAGAAGCAGAAGTAGAACTCGACTGTGGCGTAGTGGGACTAGCTCAAGTTCCCAGCGGTGCCTCAACCGGCAGTTTTGAAGCCCACGAACTGCGCGATGGCGACCCGAAGCGCTATGGCGGCAAAGGGGTGTTGCACGCGGTCGAAAATATTGAAACAACGATTCTCAGTGCCCTTGTGGATCAAAATGCCCTTGATCAAACCGTGATTGATCAGTGCCTACTGGAGCTTGACGGCACCGAAAATAAATCCAACTTGGGTGCCAATGCCATTTTGGCGGTGTCGTTGGCCACAGCCAAGGCGGCGGCGGACTACCTTGGCCAACCCCTTTATCGCTACTTGGGCGGGCCATTGGCGAACGTACTGCCGGTGCCGATGATGAATGTGATTAATGGGGGTGCCCATGCCGCCAACAACATTGATTTCCAAGAATTTATGATTATGCCGGTGGGCGCCCCCAGCTTTAGCGAAGGGTTGCGCTGGGGGGCAGAGGTCTTTGCGGCATTGAGCAAGGTGCTTGCGGATAAGGGGCTACTGACTGGCGTTGGCGATGAGGGTGGGTTTGCCCCTAACCTTGAATCGAATCAGGCGGCGCTGGATATCTTAATGCAGGCGATTGAAACGGCGGGCTACACCCCCGGGACGCAAGTGGCTCTAGCGCTGGATGTGGCCGCCAATGAGTTCTATAGCAACGGCAGCTATACTTTTGACAATGCCAGCCGCAGTGGGGCAGAACTGGTGAGTTATTACGAACAGCTGGTGAGCAATTATCCGATTGTGTCAATTGAAGATGGGCTGCAAGAGGAAGACTGGGAGAATTGGGTCACGTTAACCCAAGCCTTGGGGCAGCGGGTGCAACTGGTGGGGGATGATTTGTTTGTCACCAACCCGAAACGCCTAAAGCGCGGGATTGACAGCGGTGTGGCCAACGCCATTTTAATTAAACTCAACCAAATTGGCTCCCTTACGGAAACGCTGCAAACCATTGATTTGGCGACTCGCAGTGGTTACCATTCAGTTATTAGCCATCGCTCCGGTGAAACCGAAGATACAACGATTGCGGATTTGGCGGTGGCAACCCGGGCGGGTCAAATTAAAACGGGTTCCCTCTGCCGCAGTGAGCGGGTGGCCAAGTACAACCGCCTGCTACGGATTGAAGCGGAACTGGGGGATCAGGCGGTGTATGCCCCCACGGTAGGATTGGGCCCGCGCTAG
- a CDS encoding Rpn family recombination-promoting nuclease/putative transposase — MRDNLCKYLAEQYPTAFTQWLLKDSSPQVSILKTELSLEPIRADSVTFVQTQDRILHLEFQVEPQTEPPLPLRMLDYWVRLHRKYACEIVQVLILLRRTTIDVPAAFETETTLHRYRVIKLWEEDPQQFFSNPALLPFAVLGQTRNSEALLRAVAERVNQIEPESERRELSTVVQLMAGLQYKEELIESIFREGMMRESVMYQKILKEGEQQGLKRGLERGRQEGERIGEQRGRQEGRQEEACSLILRQLHRRLGHLPDEVVSQIRDLSLEQLETLGEALLDFQTLPDLEAWLRIRPQ, encoded by the coding sequence ATGCGTGATAACCTCTGCAAATACCTCGCCGAACAGTATCCCACTGCCTTTACCCAATGGCTCCTTAAGGATAGCTCCCCTCAGGTCTCTATTCTCAAAACCGAACTGAGCCTCGAACCCATCCGTGCCGATTCTGTCACCTTTGTCCAAACCCAAGACCGGATTCTGCATCTTGAATTTCAAGTGGAGCCGCAAACCGAGCCACCCCTCCCCCTCAGAATGCTCGACTATTGGGTACGACTGCATCGCAAATACGCCTGCGAGATTGTCCAAGTGCTGATTTTGCTACGGCGCACAACCATTGACGTGCCTGCTGCTTTTGAAACCGAAACCACCCTTCACCGCTATCGCGTCATCAAGCTGTGGGAAGAAGACCCCCAGCAATTTTTCAGCAATCCGGCACTGCTGCCCTTTGCCGTGTTAGGGCAGACCCGCAATAGTGAAGCGCTACTGCGAGCCGTGGCAGAACGGGTGAATCAAATTGAGCCAGAGAGCGAGCGACGGGAGTTGAGTACCGTCGTACAACTAATGGCTGGGTTACAGTACAAAGAAGAGCTAATCGAGTCAATTTTTCGGGAGGGAATGATGCGGGAATCGGTGATGTATCAAAAAATCCTCAAAGAAGGAGAACAACAAGGACTGAAACGAGGATTGGAACGAGGACGACAAGAAGGGGAGCGAATTGGGGAGCAGCGAGGGCGACAAGAAGGACGACAGGAAGAAGCCTGCTCCCTCATCCTACGTCAATTGCATCGACGACTGGGGCATCTGCCGGATGAGGTTGTTTCTCAAATTCGTGACCTATCCCTTGAGCAACTCGAAACCTTAGGAGAAGCGCTCTTAGACTTTCAAACGCTGCCCGACCTAGAGGCATGGCTGAGAATTCGCCCTCAATAA
- a CDS encoding Rpn family recombination-promoting nuclease/putative transposase, whose product MRDNLCKYLAEQYPTAFTQWLLKDSSPQVSILKTELSLEPIRADSVTFVQTQDRILHLEFQVEPQTEPPLPLRMLDYWVRLHRKYACEIVQVLILLRRTTIDVPTAFETETTLHRYRVIKLWEEDPQQFFSHPALLPFAVLGQTRNSEALLRAVAERVNQIEPESERRELSTAVQLMAGLQYKEELIESIFREGMMRESVMYQKILREGEQQGLKRGLERGLQRGRQEGRQEEACSLILRQLHRRLGHLPDEVIAQIRDLSLEQLETLGEALLDFQTLPDLQAWLRTCPH is encoded by the coding sequence ATGCGTGATAACCTCTGCAAATACCTCGCCGAACAGTATCCCACTGCCTTTACCCAATGGCTCCTTAAGGATAGCTCCCCTCAGGTCTCTATTCTCAAAACCGAACTGAGCCTCGAACCCATCCGTGCCGATTCTGTCACCTTTGTCCAAACCCAAGACCGGATTTTGCATCTTGAATTTCAAGTGGAGCCGCAAACCGAGCCACCCCTCCCCCTCAGAATGCTCGACTATTGGGTACGACTGCATCGCAAATACGCCTGCGAGATTGTCCAAGTACTGATTTTGCTGCGGCGCACAACCATTGACGTGCCCACCGCCTTTGAAACCGAAACCACCCTTCACCGCTATCGCGTCATCAAGCTGTGGGAAGAAGACCCCCAGCAATTTTTCAGTCATCCGGCACTGTTACCCTTTGCCGTGTTAGGGCAGACCCGCAATAGCGAAGCGCTACTGCGAGCCGTAGCAGAACGGGTGAATCAAATTGAACCAGAGAGCGAGCGGCGAGAGTTGAGTACCGCTGTACAACTAATGGCTGGGTTACAGTACAAAGAAGAGCTAATCGAGTCGATTTTTCGGGAGGGAATGATGCGGGAATCGGTGATGTATCAAAAAATCCTCAGAGAAGGAGAACAACAAGGACTGAAACGAGGATTGGAACGAGGACTGCAACGGGGGCGGCAAGAAGGACGCCAAGAAGAAGCTTGCTCCCTCATCCTGCGTCAATTGCATCGACGACTGGGACATCTGCCGGATGAGGTTATCGCCCAGATTCGTGACTTATCTCTAGAACAGTTAGAAACCTTAGGAGAAGCGCTCTTAGACTTTCAAACGCTGCCCGACCTACAGGCATGGCTGAGAACTTGCCCCCATTAA